A section of the Rhodospirillales bacterium genome encodes:
- a CDS encoding murein L,D-transpeptidase: MWRGGARPDLPTLMTLRGFVPGSPVYLRIFKEEDVIEAWVKKGDRFALFEIYPICVKSGALGPKQREGDRQAPEGFYEVGEKQLNPNSSYHLSFNLGYPNAYDQSLGRTGGMLMVHGACASIGCYALTDANIDEVYGLVQSALANGQVSVPVHAFPFRMTREAFIKHADSPWAGFWMHELLPAYQAFAASGLPPRLMACDGHYQIMPDDADETAPLPEGCAAITAWP; the protein is encoded by the coding sequence ATGTGGCGCGGCGGCGCGCGGCCCGATTTACCGACCTTGATGACGCTGCGCGGTTTCGTGCCGGGTTCGCCGGTCTATCTGCGTATCTTCAAGGAAGAAGACGTGATCGAGGCTTGGGTCAAAAAGGGCGACCGCTTCGCACTGTTTGAAATTTATCCGATCTGTGTCAAATCGGGCGCGCTCGGCCCCAAGCAGCGCGAAGGCGACAGGCAGGCGCCCGAAGGATTTTACGAGGTCGGGGAAAAGCAACTGAACCCCAACAGCAGTTACCATTTGTCCTTCAATCTTGGGTATCCCAACGCGTATGACCAAAGTCTGGGGCGGACCGGCGGCATGCTGATGGTGCATGGCGCGTGCGCGTCGATCGGATGCTATGCCCTGACCGACGCCAATATCGACGAGGTTTACGGGCTGGTGCAGTCGGCGCTGGCCAACGGTCAGGTATCGGTGCCCGTCCATGCATTCCCCTTCCGCATGACGCGCGAGGCATTCATCAAGCACGCGGACAGTCCGTGGGCAGGGTTCTGGATGCACGAGCTTCTGCCCGCGTATCAGGCCTTTGCCGCCAGCGGCCTGCCGCCGCGCTTGATGGCGTGCGACGGGCATTACCAGATCATGCCGGACGATGCGGATGAAACGGCCCCCTTGCCCGAAGGCTGTGCCGCGATCACGGCATGGCCGTAA
- a CDS encoding serine/threonine protein kinase, with translation MAKDQASASMIEGNTEATGDVGLRGFKPSVLRGPMVFNDAIEIDTGRRLAPYSNPYVNAYAAKALGADARDYIAYVCEPQFTPRNRVGPAYAAIDNPGLLRLIGSGIGRIPEQGINRFVFIFENTLGKPLVENDQNLALGIKSERVMEKFVRPLIAVLKDLRDNDIVHGGIRASNLFDGGKENYDRVTLGEGLSLPPSMAQPAIYEPIDRALAQPTGRGLGSNQDDLYSLGVTLAMMLRSKDPMKGRSDAEITQNKMQYGTYATLLGTDDHFTGAILELLRGLLYDDRHQRWTLDEVLTWLDGRRLSPKQASKKLRAARPLEFGGKSYSYPAALARDMFTRQAEAMTLIESGELYQWINRSLDDEQMLARFENAMRSAEDQGRNAAYGDRLISRVAIALDPDGPIRYKNLSMTGEGIATALAEAFVSNRDLATYADIFSGSLLSFWMTTLTDLNYDMANFVSRFDAARNYVKQPGMGFGLERVLYFLNPDVHCLSPVVCRYYARTPEEFVAACETIATDEANRPQRLMDRHSIAFLCVKDRKVAEPYLFELQSNEPYRYALGTLQCLAAIQRYYRIPNLKNLTQWMTDFVEPVFERFHDRDTRRELRRKVADARDRGDLPRLLSILDDAELLRNDLGNFRRAMMMHKALVAERDNLRMHVKEKFYGRREGREMSVVIAGVVAALLMFGIIVMYLNGARIL, from the coding sequence ATGGCTAAGGATCAGGCTTCGGCCAGCATGATCGAAGGGAATACCGAAGCCACGGGCGATGTCGGCCTGCGTGGCTTCAAGCCCAGCGTGCTGCGCGGCCCGATGGTCTTCAACGACGCCATTGAAATCGACACCGGCCGCCGCCTTGCGCCCTATTCCAACCCCTATGTCAACGCCTATGCCGCAAAGGCGCTGGGGGCTGATGCGCGCGATTACATCGCCTATGTCTGCGAACCGCAATTCACCCCGCGCAACCGGGTGGGGCCTGCCTATGCCGCGATCGACAATCCGGGCCTGCTGCGCCTGATCGGCTCCGGCATCGGTCGGATACCGGAACAGGGCATAAACCGCTTCGTGTTTATTTTTGAAAACACGCTGGGCAAGCCGCTTGTCGAAAACGACCAGAATCTGGCTCTCGGCATCAAATCCGAGCGCGTGATGGAGAAATTCGTGCGGCCCCTGATCGCCGTGCTCAAGGACCTGCGCGACAACGACATCGTCCATGGCGGCATCCGTGCGAGCAACCTGTTCGACGGCGGCAAGGAGAATTACGATCGCGTCACGCTGGGCGAGGGGTTGAGTCTTCCGCCTTCCATGGCTCAACCCGCGATCTACGAACCTATCGACCGCGCGCTGGCCCAGCCCACGGGCCGCGGCCTTGGGTCCAATCAGGACGATCTGTATTCTCTGGGCGTGACGCTGGCGATGATGCTGCGCTCCAAGGACCCAATGAAGGGGCGATCGGACGCCGAGATCACCCAGAACAAGATGCAGTACGGCACCTATGCCACGCTTCTGGGCACCGACGACCATTTCACCGGCGCGATTCTGGAGCTGCTGCGCGGCCTGTTATACGACGACCGCCACCAGCGATGGACGCTGGACGAGGTGCTGACCTGGCTGGACGGACGCAGGCTCAGCCCAAAACAGGCCAGCAAGAAACTGCGCGCCGCGCGCCCGCTGGAATTCGGCGGTAAAAGCTATTCCTATCCGGCGGCGCTGGCCCGCGACATGTTCACCCGTCAGGCCGAGGCGATGACCCTGATCGAAAGCGGCGAGCTTTATCAGTGGATCAACCGTTCGCTGGACGACGAACAGATGCTTGCGCGTTTTGAAAATGCCATGCGCTCTGCCGAGGATCAGGGGCGCAACGCCGCCTATGGCGATCGGCTGATCTCGCGCGTGGCCATCGCCCTCGATCCGGACGGGCCGATCCGTTACAAAAATCTTTCGATGACCGGCGAAGGGATCGCGACCGCGCTGGCCGAGGCGTTCGTCTCCAACAGGGACCTTGCAACCTATGCCGATATTTTTTCTGGCTCGCTGCTCTCCTTCTGGATGACGACGCTGACCGATCTTAATTACGACATGGCGAACTTCGTCAGCCGCTTTGATGCCGCGCGCAACTACGTCAAACAGCCGGGCATGGGTTTCGGCCTTGAACGCGTGCTTTATTTCCTCAATCCCGACGTGCATTGCCTTTCGCCGGTGGTGTGCCGATATTACGCCCGCACGCCCGAGGAGTTCGTGGCGGCGTGCGAAACCATCGCGACGGACGAGGCAAATCGCCCCCAGCGCCTGATGGATCGGCATTCCATCGCCTTCCTGTGCGTCAAGGACCGCAAGGTCGCCGAACCCTATCTTTTTGAGCTGCAATCAAACGAACCCTATCGCTATGCGTTGGGCACGCTGCAATGTCTGGCCGCGATCCAGCGTTATTACCGCATTCCCAATCTGAAAAACCTGACTCAATGGATGACGGATTTCGTCGAGCCGGTCTTCGAGCGTTTCCACGACCGCGATACCCGTCGTGAACTGCGCCGCAAGGTCGCGGATGCGCGTGATCGGGGTGATCTGCCGCGCCTGCTGTCCATACTCGACGATGCCGAATTGCTGCGTAACGATCTGGGTAATTTCCGGCGCGCAATGATGATGCACAAGGCGCTGGTGGCCGAACGCGATAATCTCAGGATGCATGTGAAGGAAAAATTCTATGGTCGGCGCGAAGGGCGCGAAATGTCGGTGGTGATCGCCGGCGTTGTCGCCGCGCTTTTGATGTTCGGCATCATCGTCATGTATTTGAACGGGGCACGCATCCTATGA
- a CDS encoding patatin-like phospholipase family protein, whose product MRGLIPAHLMAAIEERTGLGMAQMVDLFTGPSTGAILNAALTRPHRRRPSEPQYKARHMIRFYEREGESIFPRDRFRELRGLLHDFNNRTMKISTLSRLVRHGHYNERNLANALYALYGDAKLGDSVTSLIVPCYSLGGENAPDDPSAHAVAETGAALHAGAAVWLKHIRAPAFNPAGHKPYDVTLYDAVMASAAAPTYFPCHDFSAYDPNDGSWRAIHAIDGSIFDNPCISWHGAIKQHVPPESQPVMICLGTGITNRPIHKDEWNRFGSLGVVDPANHLPLINIFFHASESALMDGFGRDMGRNLYLFNGSLVAHAGMNELPSMDIDDATPENMTRLARFAQILIEDNKAAFEEMCHILVSNRDRRQAQKTEQTDIIKSIRRKVRALRGKPAE is encoded by the coding sequence ATGCGCGGCCTGATCCCCGCGCATCTGATGGCCGCGATCGAGGAGCGCACGGGGCTGGGCATGGCGCAGATGGTCGACCTGTTCACCGGGCCGTCCACCGGCGCGATCCTCAACGCCGCGCTGACCCGCCCGCACCGCCGACGTCCGAGCGAGCCGCAATACAAGGCGCGGCACATGATCCGGTTTTACGAGCGCGAGGGTGAATCGATCTTTCCGCGCGACCGGTTCCGCGAATTGCGCGGGCTTTTGCACGATTTCAACAACCGGACGATGAAAATCTCCACTCTCTCGCGGCTGGTGCGGCATGGGCATTACAATGAACGCAATCTTGCGAACGCGCTTTACGCGCTGTACGGCGACGCCAAGCTGGGGGACAGCGTCACCTCGCTGATCGTGCCGTGTTACAGCCTTGGCGGTGAAAACGCTCCAGACGACCCAAGCGCACACGCCGTGGCCGAAACCGGCGCGGCGCTGCACGCCGGCGCGGCGGTATGGCTTAAACACATCCGCGCGCCCGCATTCAACCCCGCCGGGCACAAGCCATACGACGTCACGCTGTATGACGCGGTCATGGCATCGGCGGCGGCGCCGACCTATTTCCCGTGCCACGATTTTTCCGCCTACGACCCCAATGACGGGTCATGGCGAGCGATTCACGCCATCGACGGGTCGATTTTCGACAACCCTTGTATTTCCTGGCACGGCGCGATCAAGCAGCACGTCCCACCGGAAAGCCAGCCGGTGATGATCTGCCTTGGCACCGGCATCACCAACCGTCCGATCCACAAGGACGAATGGAACCGGTTCGGCTCGCTGGGCGTCGTCGATCCCGCCAACCACCTGCCCTTGATCAACATCTTTTTCCACGCGTCGGAAAGCGCGCTGATGGACGGGTTCGGGCGCGACATGGGGCGCAACCTGTATCTTTTCAACGGGTCGCTGGTCGCGCATGCGGGCATGAACGAACTGCCCAGCATGGACATAGACGACGCCACACCCGAAAACATGACGCGGCTGGCGCGCTTTGCGCAAATCCTGATCGAGGACAATAAGGCCGCGTTCGAGGAAATGTGCCACATTCTGGTTTCCAACCGCGACCGGCGGCAGGCGCAAAAAACCGAGCAGACCGACATCATCAAATCCATCCGGCGCAAGGTGCGCGCCCTGCGCGGCAAACCGGCCGAATAA
- a CDS encoding adenylosuccinate synthase produces MANVAVVGAQWGDEGKGKIVDFLSSRADVVVRFQGGHNAGHTLVIDGVDYKLALLPSGVVRPGKFSIVGNGVVIDPWAFLAEVEKIAAKGVSVSPENLMLADSAHIILPVHAALDQALETARGKAAIGTTGRGIGPAYEDKVARRGVRLCDLAEPELLRGKIAAMMLHHNALLTGLGAAPLDPAKIYADLMAIAPKIVPFIGVAWKALDDARKAGKKILFEGAQGALLDVDHGTYPFVTSSNCVGTQAAAGSGMGAASRNYVLGLAKAYTTRVGSGPFPTEQENEVGETLGQKGHEFGTNTGRKRRCGWFDAVLVRQAVVQGGIHGIALTKLDVLDGFETVKICTGYKLDGRTLDYFPSGQADQARVEPVYETMDGWRETTRGARAYADLPAGAVKYVRHIEELIQCPVTLLSTSPERDDTILMRDPFL; encoded by the coding sequence ATGGCGAACGTGGCGGTTGTGGGTGCCCAGTGGGGCGACGAAGGCAAAGGCAAGATCGTCGATTTTCTCTCCAGCCGTGCCGATGTCGTGGTCCGGTTTCAGGGCGGGCACAATGCCGGCCACACGCTTGTCATTGACGGGGTCGATTACAAACTGGCGCTTCTGCCGTCCGGCGTTGTGCGCCCGGGCAAGTTTTCCATCGTCGGCAACGGCGTCGTCATCGATCCATGGGCGTTTCTGGCCGAAGTCGAAAAAATCGCGGCCAAGGGCGTTTCCGTCAGCCCCGAAAACCTGATGCTGGCCGATTCCGCGCATATCATCCTGCCGGTTCATGCCGCGCTTGATCAGGCGTTGGAAACTGCGCGCGGCAAGGCCGCCATCGGCACGACCGGTCGCGGAATCGGTCCCGCTTACGAGGACAAGGTCGCCCGCCGCGGCGTACGCCTGTGCGATCTGGCCGAACCCGAATTGCTGCGCGGAAAGATCGCCGCGATGATGCTGCATCACAACGCCCTGTTGACCGGGCTTGGCGCGGCGCCGCTTGATCCCGCCAAAATCTACGCCGATCTGATGGCGATTGCGCCCAAAATCGTCCCTTTCATCGGCGTGGCGTGGAAGGCGCTGGACGACGCGCGCAAAGCCGGAAAGAAAATCCTGTTCGAGGGCGCGCAGGGCGCATTGCTCGACGTCGATCACGGCACCTATCCGTTTGTTACCTCCTCCAACTGCGTGGGGACGCAGGCCGCGGCCGGTTCTGGCATGGGCGCCGCCAGCCGGAATTACGTGCTCGGTCTGGCCAAGGCGTATACGACGCGCGTCGGTTCGGGCCCGTTCCCGACCGAACAGGAAAACGAAGTCGGTGAAACGCTGGGACAAAAAGGACATGAATTCGGCACCAATACGGGCCGCAAGCGACGCTGCGGCTGGTTCGATGCGGTGCTGGTGCGTCAGGCGGTGGTACAGGGCGGCATCCACGGTATCGCGCTGACCAAACTGGACGTGCTGGATGGATTTGAAACCGTGAAAATCTGCACCGGCTATAAACTGGATGGCAGGACGCTGGATTATTTCCCCTCTGGTCAGGCCGATCAGGCGCGGGTGGAACCTGTCTATGAAACCATGGACGGCTGGCGCGAGACCACGCGCGGCGCGCGCGCCTATGCCGACCTGCCCGCGGGCGCGGTTAAATACGTCCGTCATATCGAGGAATTGATTCAGTGCCCGGTGACGTTGCTTTCCACCAGCCCGGAACGCGACGACACCATCTTGATGCGCGACCCGTTCCTGTAA
- the greA gene encoding transcription elongation factor GreA, whose amino-acid sequence MDKVPMTVRGHALLTAELKDLKGNQRPAIIEAIAEARAHGDLSENAEYQYAKEQQSFIEGRIDELEAVLSRADIIDPAKLSGDKVMFGATLTLADDDDKKVAYQIVGEHESDIKSGKLAIAAPLARALIGKKPGDVVEVATPKGAQSYEVLKIEYK is encoded by the coding sequence ATGGACAAAGTTCCCATGACCGTGCGCGGGCACGCATTGCTGACCGCAGAACTCAAGGACCTGAAAGGCAACCAGCGCCCCGCGATCATCGAGGCGATCGCCGAGGCGCGCGCGCATGGCGACCTGTCGGAAAACGCCGAATATCAGTACGCCAAGGAACAGCAAAGCTTTATCGAAGGCCGAATCGACGAGTTGGAAGCCGTGCTGAGCCGTGCCGATATCATCGACCCCGCCAAGTTATCCGGCGACAAGGTCATGTTCGGCGCGACGCTGACTTTGGCGGATGACGACGACAAAAAGGTCGCCTACCAGATCGTGGGCGAACACGAAAGCGATATCAAATCCGGCAAGCTGGCCATCGCCGCACCCCTGGCCCGCGCGCTGATCGGAAAAAAACCGGGCGACGTGGTCGAGGTCGCAACGCCCAAGGGCGCGCAGTCATACGAAGTCCTGAAAATCGAATATAAGTAA
- a CDS encoding DUF1003 domain-containing protein, producing MTDAQATEQPAPETQNHDYFTSEDRKILRVLRHKDPAKRHVPRSGHTLGERVSDVVAATVGSWRFIIIQSVLLVFWLILNVTGWMKAWDPYPFILLNLMLSFQAAYTAPIIMMSQNRQADIDRRKAEKDYDVNLKAELEIELLHQKIDLMREQEIMKLTQMIEALTARLESAKGA from the coding sequence ATGACCGACGCCCAAGCGACCGAACAGCCCGCACCGGAAACCCAGAATCATGATTATTTCACGTCCGAGGACCGCAAGATCCTGCGTGTTCTGCGCCACAAGGACCCGGCCAAGCGCCATGTGCCGCGCAGCGGCCATACGCTGGGCGAACGGGTGTCCGACGTCGTCGCCGCGACCGTGGGATCTTGGCGCTTCATCATCATTCAAAGCGTGCTTTTGGTGTTCTGGCTGATCCTGAACGTGACAGGTTGGATGAAGGCGTGGGACCCGTACCCGTTCATCCTGCTCAACCTGATGCTGTCCTTTCAGGCGGCCTATACCGCGCCGATCATCATGATGTCGCAAAACCGTCAGGCCGACATCGACCGCCGCAAGGCCGAAAAGGATTACGACGTCAATCTGAAGGCGGAACTGGAAATCGAGCTGCTGCACCAGAAAATCGACCTGATGCGCGAGCAGGAGATCATGAAGCTGACCCAGATGATCGAGGCGCTGACCGCAAGGCTGGAATCCGCGAAGGGCGCATAA
- a CDS encoding phosphotransferase, giving the protein MTLDPVISDFLARAGWPDPAIVPITPDWSPRHFWRLARADGARAVLIHAPMAVPGHSLDDFARLAQVLRGGGLSAPAIFAQEPGLLLVEDFGDTPIDTPAIEGEGYATAIDALAVLRVLPTDGLVAYRDGYIYKKLALFSDDPAWLAAWEAAKAALPPCPSVFAHMDYKAGNLHWLAARADVARVGILDFQAAQCAPFTYDVVNLLEDARRNLDPAFKAQMKQRFYDALPDDWKPLFDAWYVFMAAQFHARVLGQVRGQANAAPDIVPRLEHYLAAELRHGALAPIRPFFDALLRG; this is encoded by the coding sequence ATGACCCTCGACCCCGTCATTTCCGATTTCCTTGCGCGCGCCGGGTGGCCGGATCCGGCGATTGTGCCGATCACGCCAGACTGGTCGCCGCGGCATTTTTGGCGGCTTGCGCGCGCCGACGGCGCGCGGGCGGTGCTGATCCATGCGCCGATGGCCGTGCCCGGTCATTCTTTGGATGATTTCGCGCGGCTTGCGCAGGTTTTGCGCGGCGGGGGGTTGAGCGCACCGGCGATTTTCGCGCAAGAGCCCGGTTTGCTGCTGGTCGAGGATTTCGGGGACACGCCCATTGATACGCCCGCGATCGAGGGCGAAGGTTATGCGACGGCGATCGACGCGCTGGCGGTATTGCGCGTGCTGCCTACCGACGGGCTGGTCGCGTATCGCGACGGGTATATCTATAAAAAACTGGCGCTGTTTTCGGACGACCCGGCATGGCTGGCCGCGTGGGAAGCGGCAAAGGCCGCGCTGCCCCCCTGCCCGTCCGTGTTCGCGCATATGGATTACAAGGCGGGAAACCTGCATTGGCTGGCCGCGCGCGCGGATGTGGCGCGCGTGGGCATTCTTGATTTTCAGGCGGCGCAATGCGCGCCCTTTACCTATGACGTCGTGAATCTGCTGGAGGATGCGCGGCGAAATCTGGACCCCGCGTTCAAGGCACAAATGAAGCAGCGGTTTTACGATGCGCTGCCCGACGACTGGAAGCCTTTGTTCGACGCGTGGTATGTGTTCATGGCGGCGCAGTTCCACGCGCGGGTGCTGGGACAGGTGCGCGGACAGGCGAATGCCGCGCCCGATATCGTCCCGCGCCTTGAGCATTATCTGGCGGCGGAATTACGTCATGGGGCGCTTGCCCCCATCAGGCCGTTTTTTGACGCCTTGTTACGCGGCTGA
- the carB gene encoding carbamoyl-phosphate synthase large subunit, protein MPKRTDIKSIAIIGAGPIVIGQACEFDYSGTQACKALKDEGYRIILINSNPATIMTDPGLADATYIEPITPGIVARILEIEKPDALLPTMGGQTALNTALALADDGTLDKLGIELIGANREAIRKAEDRLLFRECMDALGLQSPKSRIARSLAEGMDALEYVGLPTIIRPSFTLGGTGGGIAYNRQQFEQILREGLDASPVHEVLVEESVLGWKEYEMEVVRDKHDNCIIVCSIENVDPMGVHTGDSITVAPALTLTDKEYQIMRDASIKVLRGIGVETGGSNVQFGVNPADGRMVVIEMNPRVSRSSALASKATGFPIAKIAAKLAVGYTLDELGNDITGGKIPASFEPTIDYVVTKIPRFAFEKFKGTDNRLTTAMKSVGEAMAMGRSFEESMQKALRSLEVNLSGFDEMRIPGIAEGVTPDADQIRAHLSKPTPQRILYVAQAMRHGMSVADIHAVTKIDPWFLERIKRIVEMEGAVKANGLPKDAENWSRLKVAGFSDARLAKLTGAQEDSVRRARHKHGVRPVYKRVDSCAAEIPSVTPYMYGCYESYLNGVPQSEITPTDKEKIVILGGGPNRIGQGIEFDYCCVHAAYALKEAGYETIMVNCNPETVSTDYDTSDRLYFEPLTQEDVIELITAENEAGAPIKGVIVQLGGQTPLKLANFLKDQKIPILGTDPDAIDLAEDRDRFKKLIDKLKLLQPPADTATSVEGAVKAANALGYPLVVRPSYVLGGRAMMIVTNQDELEDYMKNAVHVSGKNPVLIDTYLQNATEVDVDVLADGEESYVAGIMEHIEEAGVHSGDSSCVLPPHSLPYKVVREIERQSAALAKALKVKGLMNVQYAVKKNPSTGEHDIFILEVNPRASRTVPFVAKATNVPVAKMAARIMAGEKLAALRAEGMLKGMRDDHVAVKAPVFPFSRFPGVDVVLGPEMKSTGEVMGIDRNVAQAFAKSQLGASMKLPKTGTVFLSVHGGDKDALVPLARDLLEMGFKLIATGGTATHLAQAGIDVTRVNKLSEGQPHIVDSIINGDVDLIINTTLTRQSLTDGVEIRRCGLMHKVPYYTNMAAATAAVQAIRSIRARDFHIAPIQSYFETQAA, encoded by the coding sequence ATGCCAAAACGGACCGATATCAAATCCATCGCCATCATCGGCGCGGGACCCATCGTTATCGGCCAAGCCTGCGAATTCGACTATTCCGGCACGCAGGCATGCAAGGCCCTGAAGGACGAGGGTTACCGCATCATCCTGATCAATTCCAACCCGGCCACGATCATGACCGATCCGGGGCTGGCCGACGCCACGTATATCGAGCCGATCACGCCCGGCATCGTCGCGCGCATCCTTGAAATCGAGAAGCCGGACGCGCTTTTGCCCACCATGGGCGGACAAACGGCGCTGAACACCGCGCTGGCGCTGGCCGACGACGGCACGCTGGACAAACTCGGCATCGAGCTGATCGGCGCCAACCGCGAGGCCATCAGGAAGGCCGAAGACCGGCTTTTGTTCCGCGAATGCATGGACGCGCTGGGCCTGCAATCGCCCAAATCACGCATCGCGCGCTCGCTGGCCGAAGGCATGGACGCGCTGGAATATGTGGGCCTGCCCACCATCATCCGCCCGTCCTTTACCCTTGGCGGCACCGGCGGCGGCATCGCCTATAACCGCCAGCAATTCGAGCAGATTTTACGCGAGGGGCTGGACGCCAGCCCGGTCCATGAGGTGCTGGTCGAGGAATCGGTCCTTGGCTGGAAGGAATACGAGATGGAGGTCGTGCGCGACAAACACGACAACTGCATCATCGTGTGTTCCATCGAAAACGTCGATCCGATGGGCGTGCATACCGGCGATTCCATCACCGTCGCCCCGGCGCTTACGCTGACCGACAAGGAATACCAGATCATGCGCGATGCCAGCATCAAGGTGCTGCGCGGCATCGGCGTCGAAACCGGCGGGTCGAACGTGCAATTCGGCGTCAACCCCGCCGACGGGCGCATGGTGGTCATCGAAATGAACCCGCGCGTTTCGCGTTCGTCGGCCCTTGCATCCAAAGCCACGGGGTTCCCGATCGCCAAGATCGCGGCGAAGCTGGCGGTGGGATACACGCTTGACGAGTTGGGCAACGATATCACCGGCGGCAAGATCCCCGCGTCTTTCGAGCCGACCATCGATTACGTCGTCACCAAAATCCCACGTTTCGCGTTCGAGAAATTCAAGGGCACCGACAACCGCCTGACCACCGCGATGAAATCGGTGGGCGAAGCGATGGCGATGGGCCGCAGTTTCGAGGAGTCGATGCAAAAGGCGCTGCGCTCGCTTGAGGTCAATCTGAGCGGCTTTGACGAAATGCGCATTCCCGGCATCGCCGAAGGCGTCACGCCGGATGCCGACCAGATCCGCGCGCATCTTTCCAAACCCACGCCGCAGCGCATCTTGTACGTCGCGCAGGCGATGCGCCACGGCATGTCGGTCGCCGACATTCATGCCGTTACCAAAATCGATCCGTGGTTCCTTGAACGCATCAAGCGCATCGTCGAGATGGAGGGCGCGGTCAAGGCCAACGGGTTGCCCAAGGACGCCGAAAACTGGTCGCGCCTGAAAGTCGCCGGTTTTTCCGATGCGCGATTGGCAAAACTGACCGGCGCGCAGGAGGATTCGGTGCGCCGCGCGCGGCACAAGCACGGCGTGCGGCCCGTGTACAAGCGGGTCGATTCCTGCGCCGCCGAAATCCCGTCGGTCACGCCATATATGTATGGCTGTTATGAATCTTACCTTAACGGCGTGCCGCAATCCGAAATCACACCGACCGACAAGGAAAAGATCGTCATCCTTGGCGGCGGCCCCAACCGGATCGGACAAGGGATCGAATTCGATTATTGCTGCGTCCATGCCGCCTATGCCCTGAAAGAGGCGGGGTACGAAACGATCATGGTCAACTGCAACCCGGAAACGGTTTCGACCGATTACGATACATCCGACCGGCTTTATTTCGAGCCGCTGACGCAGGAAGACGTCATCGAGCTGATCACCGCCGAAAACGAGGCGGGCGCACCGATCAAGGGCGTGATCGTGCAACTGGGCGGGCAGACGCCACTGAAACTCGCGAACTTCCTTAAAGACCAGAAAATTCCAATTCTGGGCACCGATCCGGACGCGATCGATCTGGCCGAGGATCGCGACCGGTTCAAGAAGCTGATCGACAAGCTGAAACTCCTGCAACCACCCGCCGACACCGCGACCTCGGTCGAAGGTGCGGTCAAGGCCGCGAACGCGCTGGGTTATCCGCTGGTGGTGCGTCCGTCCTATGTGCTGGGCGGGCGGGCGATGATGATCGTCACCAATCAGGACGAGCTGGAAGATTACATGAAGAACGCGGTGCATGTGTCGGGCAAAAACCCGGTGCTGATCGACACCTATCTTCAAAACGCCACGGAAGTCGATGTCGACGTGCTGGCCGACGGCGAGGAGAGCTATGTCGCCGGGATCATGGAGCATATCGAGGAAGCGGGCGTGCATTCGGGCGATTCATCCTGCGTGCTGCCGCCGCATTCCCTGCCCTACAAAGTCGTGCGGGAAATCGAGCGCCAGTCGGCGGCGCTGGCCAAGGCGCTGAAGGTCAAAGGCCTGATGAACGTGCAATACGCGGTCAAGAAGAACCCGTCGACCGGCGAACACGACATCTTCATCCTTGAGGTCAACCCGCGCGCCTCGCGCACCGTGCCCTTCGTTGCAAAAGCAACCAACGTGCCGGTCGCCAAGATGGCGGCACGCATCATGGCGGGCGAAAAACTGGCGGCCTTGCGCGCGGAGGGGATGCTTAAAGGGATGCGCGACGACCATGTCGCGGTCAAGGCGCCTGTCTTTCCGTTCTCGCGTTTCCCCGGCGTCGACGTGGTGCTGGGGCCGGAGATGAAATCAACCGGCGAGGTCATGGGCATCGACCGCAACGTCGCGCAAGCCTTCGCGAAATCGCAGCTGGGCGCGTCGATGAAGCTGCCCAAGACCGGCACGGTGTTTTTATCGGTGCATGGCGGGGACAAGGACGCGCTGGTGCCACTGGCGCGCGACCTGCTGGAAATGGGGTTCAAGCTGATCGCGACGGGCGGCACGGCGACCCATCTGGCGCAGGCCGGCATTGACGTCACCCGCGTCAACAAGCTTTCGGAAGGGCAGCCGCATATCGTGGATTCGATCATCAACGGCGACGTCGATCTGATCATCAATACCACGCTGACGCGCCAATCCCTGACCGACGGGGTGGAAATCCGCCGCTGCGGACTGATGCACAAGGTGCCGTATTACACCAATATGGCAGCGGCCACGGCAGCGGTTCAGGCGATACGATCGATCCGGGCGCGGGACTTCCATATCGCGCCGATCCAGTCGTATTTCGAAACACAGGCGGCCTGA